In Dunckerocampus dactyliophorus isolate RoL2022-P2 chromosome 14, RoL_Ddac_1.1, whole genome shotgun sequence, one DNA window encodes the following:
- the tsnax gene encoding translin-associated protein X, which translates to MHKQKAEGCPQKITDAAQYCEASADLSSPVIAAFKVFQKELDTKHDKYERLVKISRDVTIESKRTIFLLHRVTSVPDVEVVLNEADGKLDGVRQKIGQIAEELKGEDIFQFHRAFTAGIQEYVEAASFHYYIRHRSLISLEEINAKLVFMIGDKGSADTHPIGAQVLTFQVMPSDYLLGIADLTGELMRLCISSVGNGDIDTPFQLSQFLCQIHDGFSFIGNTGPYEVSKKLHTLRQSLGKVEDACYTLRVRGSEIPKHMLADVFSSRNTHMDPEEGVV; encoded by the exons ATGCATAAGCAAAAAG CTGAAGGGTGTCCACAGAAAATTACGGATGCAGCTCAGTATTGTGAAGCAAGTGCTGATTTGTCTTCGCCTGTCATTGCAGCCTTCAAAG TATTCCAGAAGGAGCTTGACACCAAACACGACAAATACGAGCGCCTTGTCAAGATCAGTCGGGACGTCACCATAGAGAGCAAGAggactatttttcttttgcacagAGTGACAAG TGTTCCAGATGTAGAGGTCGTGTTGAATGAGGCAGATGGAAAACTGGATGGAGTGAGACAGAAAATTGGTCAGATTGCTGAAGAGCTGAAAGGAGAGGATATCTTTCAGTTTCACAGAGCGTTCACTGCAG GAATCCAGGAGTATGTGGAGGCCGCCTCCTTCCACTACTACATCCGCCATCGCAGCCTCATCAGTCTGGAGGAGATCAATGCCAAGCTGGTGTTCATGATAGGAGACAAG GGCTCTGCTGACACCCATCCAATTGGAGCTCAGGTCCTGACCTTCCAGGTGATGCCCTCAGACTATCTGCTCGGCATAGCAGACCTGACAGGAGAGCTGATGCGCCTGTGCATTAGTAGCGTGGGCAACGGCGACATCGACACGCCCTTCCAGCTGAGCCAGTTCCTGTGCCAGATCCACGATGGTTTCTCCTTCATCGGGAACACTGGTCCTTATGAGGTGTCCAAGAAACTGCACACACTGCGTCAGAGCCTGGGCAAAGTGGAGGACGCCTGCTACACCCTACGAGTTCGTGGTTCTGAAATTCCCAAACACATGCTGGCTGATGTCTTCTCTAGTCGGAACACTCACATGGACCCAGAGGAAGGTGTGGTCTAA